One Chiloscyllium plagiosum isolate BGI_BamShark_2017 chromosome 12, ASM401019v2, whole genome shotgun sequence DNA window includes the following coding sequences:
- the adal gene encoding adenosine deaminase-like protein has protein sequence MTTKTTMNFYQALPKVELHAHLNTSISTTTMEKLIQQKPHLNIQHYMTAIRKGQKRTMDECFDMFKVIHQLTVSIEDIFMVAKEVIKEFAADGVKYLELRSTPREESTTGMTKKSYVEAIIEAIKQCKQEGVDIDVKFLLSIDRRRGPVVAMETVKLAEEFFASTDGLIVGVDLSGDPAVEHAKNYIAPLQAARNIGLKLAVHMAEIPHQNEEVELFLGLPPDRIGHGTFLHPEVGGSEYLVDIIVKHQIPIELCLTSNLKGQTVSSYDQHHFKYWYNRGHSCVICTDGKGVFASDLSQEYQIAETTFNLSKAQIWDISYQSINHIFAPVSVKSDLKRLWKDLKPGLFNQYELQFA, from the exons ATGACGACAAAGACAACGATGAACTTTTATCAGGCTTTGCCTAAAGTT GAACTCCATGCTCATCTCAACACCTCAATCAGCACTACTACCATGGAGAAGCTAATACAGCAGAAACCACATCTCAACATTCAGCATTATATGACAGCAATCAGAAAAGGCCAAAAAAGGACCATGGATGA ATGCTTTGATATGTTTAAAGTAATACATCAACTAACTGTCAGCATTGAAGACATTTTCATG gTGGCCAAAGAGGTCATCAAAGAGTTTGCAGCTGACGGAGTAAAATACCTTGAGCTACGAAGCACACCACGAGAGGAAAGCACTACAG GAATGACCAAGAAGTCTTACGTCGAGGCAATAATTGAAGCTATAAAACAATGTAAACAAGAGGGTGTGGACATCGATGTAAA ATTTCTATTATCCATAGATAGAAGACGTGGACCAGTAGTTGCAATGGAAACCGTGAAACTTGCAGAAGAATTCTTTGCATCTACTGATGGACTGATAGTTGGTGTGGATCTAAGTGGAGATCCGGCA gTAGAACATGCCAAGAATTATATTGCCCCGCTTCAAGCAGCTCGAAATATAGGACTTAAGCTTGCTGTACACATGGCTGAG attccccaTCAAAATGAAGAAGTGGAAttgtttcttggtcttcctccAGACAGGATTGGCCATGGTACATTCCTTCACCCTGAAGTTGGGGGTTcagaatatctggttgacatCATTGTCAAACATCAAATACCTATTG AGCTTTGTTTGACATCAAATCTCAAAGGTCAAACTGTATCTTCATATGACCAGCACCATTTCAAATACTGGTACAATCGTGGACACTCCTGTGTAATTTGT ACTGATGGCAAAGGTGTTTTTGCTAGCGACCTCTCACAGGAGTATCAGATAGCAGAAACAACGTTCAATCTTTCTAAAGCTCAGATATGGGACATCTCTTATCAGAGTATTAATCACATCTTTGCTCCAGTGAGTGTAAAATCTGACTTGAAAAGACTATGGAAAGATCTGAAACCAGGATTATTTAACCAATATGAACTGCAGTTTGCATGA